One genomic window of Phycisphaerales bacterium includes the following:
- the pilM gene encoding type IV pilus assembly protein PilM, with protein MATSNACWGVEVGAGGIKAVKLVLDGENVRVAEFANMPHKRVLSTPELNQDDAIRLALGAFVNQHDLSKARVAVSVPGHAAFARFAKLPPVEPKQIPKIVRFEAEQQIPFSLEEVEWDFQTFRSPDSPDVEVGIFAATKERIRQQLQLYDDFGMVPDIVTLSPIAAYNALAYDLVFDERTPGTVIVDVGTTSTDLIIAEAGRVWVRTFPLGGNNFTQEIVDKFSVSYPKAEKIKREVHKSKSARHVLQALRPIFSDLGQEIQRSIGYYQSLHSDSDLQRVIGLGSTFELQGIRKALQQQVQLTVYTVEEFKRAKFDGVDEATLGENAGQLMTAYGLALQGLEFATLEANMMPAAVVREAVWRRKTPWFAAAAGLGLVAGAAMFIRPFMDQAAVDAYPQPPVIQQVLSRGESLKSDASGVTGSQVIDRTLSNLVALADGREVYAWLVNDISLMMERANTVAQGDVGVTMEMPAIHIQSLETSYAGTANPEVDPFSGGSQDDDAPENPQISVKLVGWTDHPDANNFIVDSVDRWLRTNQEREGVPYKLVLPSTAWRITQQFGSTAEAGEPAGGAITPPPDRQREAGRPTRPGRSGQARPPRGRGQPSDVMITGGGSETSAPVPMGTGPGNDLSTTTPGLSDLSNTYPIPRPDLSVPAGQTRSFFEVTWIMELVDEQEGGLR; from the coding sequence ATGGCGACATCGAACGCGTGCTGGGGCGTCGAAGTAGGCGCGGGCGGCATCAAGGCCGTCAAGCTGGTGCTGGACGGGGAAAACGTCCGCGTGGCCGAGTTCGCGAACATGCCCCACAAGCGGGTGCTCTCGACGCCCGAGCTCAACCAGGACGACGCGATCCGGCTGGCGCTGGGCGCCTTCGTGAACCAGCACGACCTGAGCAAGGCGCGGGTGGCGGTCAGCGTGCCCGGGCACGCGGCGTTCGCACGCTTCGCGAAGCTGCCGCCGGTCGAGCCCAAGCAGATCCCCAAGATCGTGCGGTTCGAGGCCGAGCAGCAGATCCCCTTCTCGCTTGAAGAAGTCGAGTGGGACTTCCAGACCTTCCGCTCGCCCGATTCGCCGGACGTCGAGGTGGGCATCTTTGCGGCGACGAAGGAGCGCATCCGCCAGCAGCTGCAGCTCTATGACGACTTCGGCATGGTGCCCGACATCGTGACGCTCAGCCCCATCGCCGCGTACAACGCGCTGGCGTACGACCTGGTGTTCGACGAGCGCACGCCCGGCACGGTCATCGTCGACGTAGGCACGACGTCCACCGACCTGATCATCGCCGAGGCCGGCCGCGTGTGGGTGCGCACCTTCCCGCTGGGCGGCAACAACTTCACGCAGGAGATCGTCGACAAGTTCAGCGTGAGCTACCCCAAGGCCGAGAAGATCAAGCGCGAGGTGCACAAGAGCAAGAGTGCCCGGCACGTGCTGCAGGCGCTGCGGCCGATCTTCAGCGACCTGGGCCAGGAGATCCAGCGTTCGATCGGCTACTACCAGTCGCTGCACAGCGACTCGGACCTGCAGCGCGTCATCGGCCTGGGCTCGACGTTCGAGCTCCAGGGCATCCGCAAAGCGCTGCAGCAGCAGGTGCAGCTCACCGTCTACACGGTCGAGGAATTCAAGCGGGCCAAGTTCGACGGCGTCGACGAGGCCACGCTGGGCGAGAACGCCGGCCAGCTCATGACCGCCTACGGCCTGGCGCTGCAGGGGCTCGAGTTCGCAACCCTCGAGGCCAACATGATGCCTGCCGCGGTGGTGCGTGAGGCCGTGTGGCGCCGCAAGACGCCGTGGTTCGCCGCGGCCGCGGGCCTGGGCCTGGTGGCCGGCGCGGCGATGTTCATTCGCCCGTTCATGGACCAGGCCGCCGTCGACGCGTATCCGCAGCCGCCGGTCATCCAGCAGGTGCTGTCGCGGGGCGAGAGCCTGAAGAGCGACGCGTCGGGCGTGACCGGCAGCCAGGTCATCGACCGCACGCTGTCGAACCTCGTCGCGCTGGCCGACGGCCGCGAGGTCTACGCGTGGCTGGTCAACGACATCAGCCTGATGATGGAGCGGGCCAACACGGTCGCACAGGGCGACGTCGGCGTGACGATGGAGATGCCGGCCATCCACATCCAGAGCCTCGAGACCAGCTACGCCGGGACGGCGAACCCCGAAGTCGATCCGTTCTCGGGTGGTTCGCAGGACGACGACGCTCCCGAGAACCCGCAGATTTCGGTGAAGCTCGTCGGCTGGACCGACCATCCCGATGCGAACAACTTCATCGTGGATTCGGTCGACCGCTGGCTGCGCACGAACCAGGAGCGCGAAGGCGTGCCCTACAAGCTCGTGCTGCCTTCCACGGCGTGGCGCATCACCCAGCAGTTCGGCTCGACGGCCGAGGCCGGCGAACCGGCAGGCGGCGCGATCACGCCCCCGCCCGATCGGCAGCGTGAGGCCGGCAGGCCGACGCGCCCCGGGCGATCGGGACAGGCGCGGCCACCGCGCGGACGCGGCCAGCCCAGCGACGTGATGATCACGGGCGGCGGCAGCGAGACCAGCGCGCCCGTTCCGATGGGCACCGGGCCGGGCAACGACCTGAGCACCACGACGCCCGGTTTGAGCGATCTGAGCAACACCTATCCCATCCCACGGCCCGACCTGAGCGTGCCGGCGGGGCAGACGCGGTCG